The Juglans microcarpa x Juglans regia isolate MS1-56 chromosome 2D, Jm3101_v1.0, whole genome shotgun sequence DNA window TCACTTTCACTAAAAATGCTCTTTAACCTTtgaattattgtttttagaaaaacagAAGATAATCTGAGGATGTTGTTAaatttagaattattctaaaGTAAAATGAAAGTATGGATGTATGTATATAGAACTATCCTATTTTAGTCAACAAAGATTGAGATTCTGTTACGGTGATTTCCTAACAACGGGAAATCTGTTATATTTCTACGCGTGATTCTGTTGCACATTTGCGTCCTAGTCCACCATGGAATCTCTTCGAATCTCATTCTATAAACAGCTACCCAACATTCGGAATCCCCAGGATTCTTTCACCGTAAAAGGAGAACAAACAAATTCCCCCATCAAAGCAAAGCTTGTTCCTTTCTTCTCATGGCTGCTGCGATAACCTGCTCTGCTGCAGATCTCCACCCTCTACTGGGTGGTGCAGCCAATGCCAGCGCCGCTGCTGAGTACCTTTGTAGCCGCTTTGATGCCATTTCAAACAAGTTTGTTGACACAAATTATGCTGTTGATAACACCTATCTTCTCTTCTCTGCGTACCTTGTATTTTCCATGCAACTTGGTTTCGCCATGCTCTGCGCCGGCTCGGTTCGTGCCAAGAACACCATGAACATCATGCTCACCAATGTCCTTGATGCTGCAACCGGCGGCCTGTTTTACTATCTCTTCGGCTTTGCCTTCGCCTTTGGCGGATCATCAAACGGATTCATTGGCGAACACTACTTCGGCCTTGGGATGTTTCCTTCCTCGTCTTTTGACTATGGTTTCTTCCTTTATCAATGGGCTTTTGCCATTGCAGCGGCTGGAATCACTAGCGGTTCGATCGCAGAACGGACCCAATTCATCGCGTATTTGATATATTCTTCTTTCTTGACGGGTTTGGTCTATCCTATAGTGTCTCATTGGTTCTGGTCTGCGGATGGTTGGGCAAGCCCTGCTCGGTCTGATAATCTTTTGTTTGGTTCTGGAGTCATTGATTTTGCTGGTTCCGGAGTTGTTCACTTGGTTGGAGGCATGGCTGGTTTATGGGGTGCTCTCATTGAAGGACCACGCGTTGGCCGCTTTGATCATGGCGGCCGAGTTGTGTCGTTGCGTGGACACAGCGGTACATTGGTTGTTTTGGGGACGTTCCTGCTATGGTTTGGCTGGTACGGATTCAACCCCGgttcatttctcaacatatcGAAGGCTTATGGAGAGAGCGGTTCTTATTATGGACAATGGAGTGCTGTTGGGAGAACCGGAGTTACAACAACTCTTGCTGGATGTTCAGCTGCACTGACCACTCTCTTTGGGAAACGTTTGCTCTCTGGCCATTGGAATGTGACCGATGTTTGCAATGGTTTGCTTGGTGGGTTTGCAGCAATCACCTCAGGCTGTTCGGTTGTTGATCCTTGGGCTGCAATCGTATGTGGGTTTGTAGCCGCTTGGGTTCTCATTGGGTGCAACAAACTTGCAGAAAAATTCAAGTATGATGACCCATTGGAGGCAGCACAGCTTCATGGAGGGTGTGGCTCTTGGGGTATAATTTTCACTGCCTTGTTTGCAAAGAAGGAATATGTCAACGAGGTTTATCCGGGGATACCGGGGCGGCCATATGGGCTGCTCATGGGAGGTGGAGGAAAGCTCTTGGCAGCGCACATAGTCCAGATTTTGGTGATTTCATTATGGGTTAGCATTACCATGGGACATTGTTCTGGTTTTTGCACAAACTGAAGCTCTTGAGGATTTCGACAGAAGAGGAGATGGCAGGAATGGATTTGACTAGCCATGGTGGATTTGCTTATGAATATTGCGATGAATTTGAACTTCCGAATCTGAAAAGCAGACTCAACTTGACGAGGAAGGATTCCTCAGCTATTTGATTTGATTGCATTTTGATCTCCATTTTTATCATCATAGCTTGTATAGCTCTTACAATTATCGCAGAAAACTGGTCTAGCATTAGTTAAATAACTTATGCAAGTGGTCATGCTCAGTTTCTTTTAGGTTTCAACTGAAATGTTGAACCCTGCTGAACCTTTTTGGGTCTCATATTGACAATGGGAAGTTTCAAAATCTATATGCTTCaatctttttgtgattttgtatttgatgCTTTGGATAACTTGAATAAAGATAGCACCCCTCTTACTcttctttttctaaattatattCTGCTTCTTTAAGTTCTATTTCAAAGACTagtggagagagagaagcagaaGTGCTTCtacattttatgaaatgaaataaggcAGAGTTTTTAGAACAACACTTTCCATCTCTTGctttcatatcatttttcattgcaGATGTCATAATGCTAAGCACAATAAGGAAAGATCCCGATTCCCATCAAACACATATATAATTGATAGACAAGGCAATCTTAAAGGGGAATATTGTTCACGTTAACCATTTATACTCATCAACAGCATCCACtcacttattttttcttaagtcTCTAAACATGCACTGCAAGCACGCACCGGAGACAACCGCCTTCATGCATCAGATCAAATGCCTCGTTGATCTCCCCAAGAGTCAAATTGTGAGTGATGTATTCATCGACCTTTATTTCCTGCAATATTCAAGAGGAAAGATAAGTTCATACCCTCTACCAGAGAAGTAACAAAAAATCACATTCGGTACATGTCAAATGTGTTACCTTCTTCAAGTACTTCTCCACGAGCCAGGGAACTTGGGAACGGCTCTTAAAACCACCAAAAGCTGTGCCTTTCCAGACACGACCAGTCACTAACTGGAAAGGACGGGTGCATATTTCCTGCCCTGATGCTGCAACACCGACAATAACTGAAGTTCCCCAGCCCTGAAATTTTTTGGCAATCAGGTGAATTCTATATATGCAGATACCCATTAACCTACATATTCCATACATGCAGAATACTCACCTTATGGCAGCACTCCAAAGCAGACCTCATCACCGAGACATTTCCAATGCACTCAAAACTGTAGTCAACACCACCATCAGTGAGATCAACAATAACCTGTTGAATTGGTTTCTCGTGGTCCTTTGGATTCAAAAATTCAGTAACTCCAAAATTCTTTGCTGCATGTCACAAAGAAATATAAGCAAATGACCAGCAAGTCATAAAAATATGACAGAATCCTCTTTGTGGGAGACATTCCACTCTAACTTACCTTGAGAGCAGAGGAGTGGCTCTCTCAGATTAAATAGATGTTCACAGCCCTTTGTAATTAAAACTTCAAAGTTGTGCGCAACTGTTAACGTATACAATTTTAGGAATGTATACAATTTAGGactctattaatattagttgtaCATATTATCTTATGATAGATAGATGCTGATTTTGAGGAATCAGTTAGACTCCGTCTATAGGATTATTATCTACTTCCTTGTATAGGGGATTTTGACGTTGAATGAAAGGCAGGCGAAAAATACAGAAGCAGTTTTTCCAAAAACATTCTCTTGTTTCTGAGtgttttgacatggtatcaagagccggTTCATAGTTTCATGTCTTCtgcgaattttttttttttttttttttttttttttacctttcttgCATTTTCGGCACTGTCTGAGGTTGTGTTTGGTCTTTTGTGTGATTCTCGGTGCCTCTCGTGTGACTATCGGCGCTGTCTGAGTCGAACTCTGGGGTTTCTTGTGGCTTTCGGCAGCATCTATGAATTTCTTGTGAATTATCGGCACGTTCTGAGGCTCTCGTGGGTTTCGGCACGTTCTGGTTTTGGTTTGATTTCGGCGCAAGGTCTGGTTCTGGTTTGATTTCAGCGCAAGGTCTGGTTCTGGTTTGATTTCGGCGCAAGTTCTGGTTCTGCTTTGATTTCGGCACGTTCTAGATTTCGGCGCAGGTTCTGGTTTGATTTCCTCTTTCAGCACTCTGTTTTGGTTGGGAATCTCGGTTTTGTCTTCTTTGGTCAATCCGTGTGCAGTCTTCTTGGTGTGCTTGTTTTGTCTCTCCATTGAGGtatatttttctggttttcaaaatatttgggCTGATTATTCAGATATTGTTTATGCAAATGTTCCCGCTGCAGCTCCCTCTGCTGTTCAAGCAGTGCATGAAACAAGCAAGAGAGATCAATTCTTGATGAAACTTCGTTCCGATTTTGAAATTGCATGATCTAATCTAATGAATCGTCATCTTGTACCATCTCTGGATGCTTGTTTGAGTGAACTTCTTCATGAGGAGCAGTGTATCGTAACTCAAGCTACCATAGAACATCGGACTAATGTTAGTGCACCAGTTTCTGTGGCTTATGCAGCACGAGGAAAGAATAAGGGTAGAGATAAGGGTAGAGACATGCATGTTGTCTAGTGCTTTAGTTGTAAAGCTTTTGGTCATATTGATCGGGATTGCCCCAAAAAGTTCTATAACTACTGCAAGAAACAGGGTCATATCATCTCTGCTTGTCCCATTCGACCTGAAAGGAAGCAGGGTACTGCTTATCATGCCTCCACTGGTGCCTCTAGTTCTACAGCATTGCCTACTACCTCGCCAGTTGTTTCTATTCCTGCTCCTACAGCCTTAGCAAACCCAACCACACTCACTCCTGAAATGGTACAACAGATGATCATTTCTGCTTTTGGGCTCTCAAGTAATCATAAAGTTTTTTCTAAGCCATGGTATTTTGACTCCGGAGCCTCTAACCATATGACCAATACTGTTGTTCCTCTTTCCAATGTCagaaattataatgaaaatctgaaaattaacaCCGCTGATGGCAGTTCTCTGCCTATCAGAGTTGTTGGTGATCTCTCCTCTTccttaaatgatgtttttatgTCTCTTGACATCTCCACAAATCTTATTTCTGTTGGTCAATTATttgataataattgtaatgtTCATTTCTCTCGTtatggttgtgttgtgcaggaTCAAGTGTCAGGGAAGATGATCGCGAAGGAGCCTAAAGTGGGATGACTCTTTCCTCTTCACGTCTTTCCTTCCACCATTATTCCTAGTTTTCCTTTACTTTCATTTGCATGTAATGTTGTTGGTTCTGGAAATAAGATTTAACATAGACGTCTAGGCCACCCAAACTCTGATGTATTTCGtactttgtttaattttgatttattggGAAATAAAACATGTTCTTCTCTTGATCTTTCTTTTGATTGTACATCATGCAAACTTGGCAAAAGTAAAGTACTACCTTTTCCTCATCATGCATCTCGTGCCTCACAatgtttcaatattattcataatgATGTTTGGGGGATTGCACATGTTGTTTCTCATACGCATTATAAGTACTTtgttactttcattgatgaCTTTAGTTGCTTTACTTGGGTTTACTTCCTACAGGCCAAGGCTGAAGTTTTTTCCGTATTTAAGCGCTTTCTTGCACTTCTTGAGACTCAATTCTCTGCCAGCATCAAGGTGTTTCTCTCTAATTATGGTGGAGAATATATGTCTAACGAGTTTCAAGAATTTCTTCAAAGCAAAGGGATCACCTCTCAGAGTTCTTGTCCTTCGACAccgcaacaaaatggtgttgctgaGAGAAAAAATCGTCACCTTCTTGATGTGGTAAGAACCCTTTTACTTAAATCATCTGTTCCTCCTCGTTTCTGGTGTGAAGCGCTTTCTACTTAGGTTTATTTGATCAATCGCTTCCCCTCTCCCACGTTATATCATGTTTATCCTTTCTTTAAGTTGTTTGGTCATTCTCCTTCATATTCTGATTTTCGAGcatttggttgtgtttgttttgtgcatCTCTGTGCTCATGAACGACATAAACTTACTGTTCAATCTGATAAGTGTGCTTTTCTTGGTTCGCTATACCTCAAAAGGGTTATGTTTGTTATGATCCTCATGCTCATCGTATACGGATTTCTAGGAATgtggttttctttgaaaatcaatatttagtTCCATCTCATGTTGAGTTGCCATCTGCATCTTTATCTCTTCTACCTAACTTTTCTGATTCCCCGACAATTGTGGAAAGATTCAAACCTGGTTTTGTGTATGAAAGACGTAGTCGACATGAGTCTGGTTCCACTTCCTTTGTGCCCCCTCAAGATCTTGACCCAGGACCTGATCCTACACCTACTTCCGCCACTCTTCGCCAGTCTACTCGTCCTTCTCGACTCCCTGATCGGTATGGTTTCTCCTCCCCTGGTTCTCTTGTGGCTACTTTATCCTCTATTTCCATTCTCTCTTGCTACAAACAGGCTATGGAATATGAGTATTGGCAAAATGCAATGCAAGCGGAACTTCAAGCACTTGAGGAGAATCATACTTGGAAGATTATTTTTTGTCCTCCTACAGCCAAAACTATTGGGAGCAAATGGGTTTTCTTTGTAAAGCTTCGTTCTAATGGGTCTTTGGACCGATACAAAGCTCGCCTTGTAGCTCTGGGTAACAAACAGGAATATGGGGTTGACTATGAGGAGGCATTTGCTCCTGTTGCCAAAATGATCACGGTTCAAACCATCTTAGCTATTGCCGCTTCACAGTTGTGGCAACTATAcatcagatggatgtgaagaatgcCTTTCTTCATGGTGATCTCCAAGAAGAGATCTACATGAAGCTTCCATCTGGTATGACTACTTCTTCTCCTCATGATGTTTGTAAGCTGAGACATTCTCTGTACGGGCTCAAGTAGGCTCCCCGGGCCTAGTTTGAGAAGTTTCGTAGTACACTTCTTACCTTCAGCTTTACACAAAGTCAATatgattcctctcttttttttccgcACGTCTGATGCGAGTATAGCTATTCTCttggtttatgtggatgatattatcattattgGCACTAACTGTGGTTTGATTACTGAGCTTCAGAACATGTTACGTGCCACTTtccatatgaaagatcttggccaGCTCACATACTTCTTGGGACTGGAGGTTCATCATTAGGCCAATGGTATTTTCTTGAACCAGCATAAGTATATTCAAGATCTTATCACATTGGTTGGTTTAGATGACACTTTTTCTGTTGATACACCTATGGACGTAAATGTCAAATACATGAAAGATGAAGGGGATCTTCTGGATGATCCTACTCTCTATCGGCGCTTAGTTGGGAATCTTATCTACCTTGACCACTACTCGCCCGAACATCTCCTATGTCGTTCATCATGTCAGCCAGTTTATATCTTCTCCTCGGCATCTCCTTATTGCTGCAATTCGCCATATTATCCATTATCTTCGAGGGTCGCCTACTCGTGGATTATTCTTTCCTACAGGCTCATCTCTTCAACTTGTTGCCTACAATAATCTTGATTGGGTTGGGTGTCCGGCTATGCGTCGATCTACTACAGGTTGGTGTATGTTTTTGGGTGATGCCTTAATTTCTTGGAGATATAAGAAACAAGATTGTATTTCTAAATCATCTATTAAGGCTGAGTATCATGCCATGTCTACTGCTTGTTCTGAAATTGTATTGCTCCGTAGTCTTCTGGAGGAGCTTAGGTTTCCACAGACTAATTATACCGCTCTTCATGCTGATAACACTAGTGCTATTCAGATTGCCACCAATCTCATTTTCCATGAACGCACCAAGTACATTGAGGTTGATTGTCATTCTATCCGAGATATATTGGAGAATTGGGTGATATCTCTTCCTTACATTTCTTCAGATCTTCAAGTGGCCGATGTCTTCACCAAAGCAATGACTCGACAGAGGCATCAATTTCTTGTTGGCAAATTGTTGATGGTTGACTTactagcatcaatttgaggggggatgttaaCATATACAATTTTAAGAATGTATACAATTTAGGACTCTATTAATATTAGCTGTACATATTATCTTACAATAGATAGATGCTGATTTTGAGGAATCAGTTAGACTCCATATATAGGATTATTATCTGCTTCCTTGTATAGGGGATTTTGACGTTGAATGAAAGGCAGGCGAAAACACACAAAAGCAGTTTTTTCCAAAAACATTCTCTTGGTATTCTTGATTTTCTGAGTGTTTTAACAGCAACAACTTAAATAATACTTCACTGGTTATTAAAAATTAGCAACAAGTTGCCAAAACTTGCTTTAAAAATTCATTTCctagaaaagaattaaaatCTAGCTTGAGACAAAGACCACACCATGGTCTATCAGCACATACTTGCATACGTTGCAGACAGAAAGGGAAACTATCAAAATCCACGAGATCGAATAAAAGAGTACGACAACTTTTTTCTTGGGTATAGTTCCCTCAAGTACACgactattttttcttctcttctcattcACTACTCAGAGCTGACAGACAAGCAGCATCACTAATGTTCAAGAGACAGAATAGCAGCATTCAAGTGATAACGAGTAACAATATATGTGCTTTAATCAAAGGATGGAAATTAATTGCCAAAATGTAAGTTAGAAAGCTTCATAATAGATGAGATCAGAATACCATGCTATACGAAAAAGTCAAGAAAGAGAGAACTCAAGATGTACCTCTTTCAAACTTTTTGCTGTCAATATCTATGCCAATTATTCGTGAAGCACCAGCTGCCTTTGCACCCTCTGCGACCTGTCagttacttctttaatcaaTCATTAAAATTGATTAAAGAACATGATGCAAAAAAATCTACACCAAGCTTACAGCAAGGCCAACGGTCCCAAGGCCAAAAACAGCAACTATTGACCCTGATTCTACTTTTGCTGTGTTCCAAACAGCTCCAAGACCTAAAAGGCAacacaatattaaaataatttttttgatcgaTAACACAatatttaatcttattttagtattaacacaatattaaaataattaggatCTGCACATGATAAGTGGcttatataaagataatttatttctattttgtttttaaagacaAACGCACATGAGCATTTACCATTATAAGAGTGTTGTTTTAACCATGGCTCCAGATAACTGCAACACtacttccccccccccccccccccccccccaaaaaaacaaaaaaaaactacatttgCTGAAAATTAAAGGCAAGTCGTATGGAAACTGGTTATGAAGTTTTCACTTACattcaagttttctttttctttattttatgaatagaaAAACAGAATCTATAAATATCACGCTTTGATAAAAGGTGTAAATTACATAAGCCAGAATAAAAAGTCAGCAAACAGTCCATACTTTATCTGAAATTAAAAACTTCCGCAACATAATTAAACAGGAGGCCAAGATCAAGCCCATGTTTCCACATATAAAATGTTCACAGCATATCTTTTAACCAAGTTGTAAGCAGAGTATTCTACCGATTTATCCTGTGTGCCATCCCTACAAATCTTgtcattttggttttttttttttttttttttttttcgcaatTGAGAAAGGGATggttaaaaataatgaatatcaGAAACCATGAGGAAGCGAATGAATCAAATTCATACATGGTGCAAATTGTGAATGTTGACTGCATAGTCGAGATCCCAACAAGAATATACGACAATTTCTATATTCTGGTAAAACTTTATTGAAGGCTAAAGAGAAACTAAGAATATATAATTTCCTCTCAGAGCATGCTTAAGATGGTCTGATCACAAAATGTTAAATGCTTATATCTATGAACACGCATTCATAGCGAGTATACTTGGATTAATTCCTTAGCACTTTCTAACGACATGCCTCCTGCAGAGACGAAAACATGGGGGGCAGGGGGGCATGTCCCCCCTAGCCGGTTTTAAATTCCTttgttattatactttttaatccaaactatatagtttatatataaatttgccTAAACAACTAAGTTGGCCCCATCAAGATTAGGCTTTGTCCCGAATAAATTAACCAACTCTATTTACTTCTATACCGCACAACCTATTTAAGTAACTGAAAGAGGTATGGGCTGCTTAACCAGAACAATCACAAAAAAGTAGATTTAAGATATTGCAAGGTAGTACAACAAATTCTTACCAGTGGGAACACCGCATCCCAGAAGGCATACTTTTTCCAAAGGAGCTTTTGGATCAATCTTTGCAACACTGACATCATGAACAACAGTGTACTGGCTAAATGTTGAGGTTCCCATAAAATGATAGATAGGCTTTCCATTTATGGAGAAACGGCTCTTGTGATCACTCATCATGACTCCAACTCCAGTCGCAGCACGAACTTTGCCACAGAGGTTTGTCTTCCCAGATTTGCAAAACTTGCATTCTCGACATTCTGCCTGGTAACAGGGAATAACATGGTCCCCAGGATGAACTTCAGTTACCCCTTCACCAACACTCTCCACAATCCTGTgttgaaataaattaatctgtttttctatcataaaaaaacttcataaatacTTAATATCTGTTATGATATATGTCCACTTAACATACCCAGCAGCCTCATGGCCAAGGATGCATGGGAAGAGACCTTCAGGGTCCTACAAGACAGATAAAATGTTTCCACATCAgaatataagtaaaaattaaatagatcacttgaaaataaaaatgacgaCATTAATGATAGAAGCGCTGGAAGCATAGAAATTCACACAAAGGTTTGGTATTGTACTTAATTTCCACCCCCTCCCAGCATCCCCACCtccaaaataatgaaaaatcccactcctccctccctcctacTCTGCGCATGCGTGTGTCTTTATCTGTGTGTCTATGTGTGTACGAGAGATAGATAAATGGACAAGTAAAAACAGATAAAGTAAAAGCAGAATACGGCAAGCCCTCTCCACAATATGATATAGATTTCACAGGAATCTAGAAATCTATAACATGTAGAATctagatttcaaaaaaaaacaaaaaatatcgtGCTTATTAATAAAGACTTTCTTCTAAAAAACAATATGATCTAGATTTCAATAAGCAGACATTTCATGTTCGCAAATTAGATGGCCTCATTATTTATCACATCAAACTGCTAGcctcagttcagttcagttctaTCAAACCATGCACCACTAAGCTTTTTAGaattgtttatgtttttcaaCAATGTCCTATTCCAATTTGgcatttgaacaaaaaattataacaaaaacaaatgggAAATTTCGAATTCCATGGGATGACACgaagtaaaatttaataattaaagtatCAAATCCAGGAGCTGAAagtaaaaaacaataaaaaagaaacccGTGTACATTTACAAGAAATTtatacttaaaaattaaaaattttaaaaacaaaaaggctCCACGGAGACGGTAAACCACCAAAAAATTTGtactaaa harbors:
- the LOC121250354 gene encoding LOW QUALITY PROTEIN: ammonium transporter 1 member 4 (The sequence of the model RefSeq protein was modified relative to this genomic sequence to represent the inferred CDS: inserted 1 base in 1 codon) produces the protein MAAAITCSAADLHPLLGGAANASAAAEYLCSRFDAISNKFVDTNYAVDNTYLLFSAYLVFSMQLGFAMLCAGSVRAKNTMNIMLTNVLDAATGGLFYYLFGFAFAFGGSSNGFIGEHYFGLGMFPSSSFDYGFFLYQWAFAIAAAGITSGSIAERTQFIAYLIYSSFLTGLVYPIVSHWFWSADGWASPARSDNLLFGSGVIDFAGSGVVHLVGGMAGLWGALIEGPRVGRFDHGGRVVSLRGHSGTLVVLGTFLLWFGWYGFNPGSFLNISKAYGESGSYYGQWSAVGRTGVTTTLAGCSAALTTLFGKRLLSGHWNVTDVCNGLLGGFAAITSGCSVVDPWAAIVCGFVAAWVLIGCNKLAEKFKYDDPLEAAQLHGGCGSWGIIFTALFAKKEYVNEVYPGIPGRPYGLLMGGGGKLLAAHIVQILVISLWVSITXGTLFWFLHKLKLLRISTEEEMAGMDLTSHGGFAYEYCDEFELPNLKSRLNLTRKDSSAI
- the LOC121250356 gene encoding alcohol dehydrogenase class-3, whose translation is MATQGQVITCKAAVAWEPNKPLVIEDVQVAPPQAGEVRIKILFTALCHTDAYTWSGKDPEGLFPCILGHEAAGIVESVGEGVTEVHPGDHVIPCYQAECRECKFCKSGKTNLCGKVRAATGVGVMMSDHKSRFSINGKPIYHFMGTSTFSQYTVVHDVSVAKIDPKAPLEKVCLLGCGVPTGLGAVWNTAKVESGSIVAVFGLGTVGLAVAEGAKAAGASRIIGIDIDSKKFERAKNFGVTEFLNPKDHEKPIQQVIVDLTDGGVDYSFECIGNVSVMRSALECCHKGWGTSVIVGVAASGQEICTRPFQLVTGRVWKGTAFGGFKSRSQVPWLVEKYLKKEIKVDEYITHNLTLGEINEAFDLMHEGGCLRCVLAVHV